The Kineothrix sp. IPX-CK genomic interval CAAGAATAGCCGTTATGGCGGGTGTAGCTCCTGTAAGTATACCCGCTTCCCCGGCACTGGTATTATGAAGTCCGCTAAGCAAAAACATACGGAACAGAAATATGCCGCATAACGCCTGAAGTACCAAAAGTCTGAAATTGCGAAATGACATTTGCGTAAAATACTGAATAAGCTGCCTGCTGCATAGCGGAACCAAAAACACGAGTGCAAATATTAAGCTTACTGCCGTAATTGTGAAATTCCCAAGCTTTTCGGTAACAAATCTGGCTGAAACGACACTGGTTCCTGCTAACGAAAAAGCGCATAACAAATATAATTTTCCTTTTAATCGGTTCATTCTGCTCTCCAAGTCTGTTGCATTATTATTACGTAATGGTATAATTTTACTTGAATTACTGGCTCTTTCAAAGAACCAGTACGGCACAAAATTTACAGAGCCAGTTGGAGGGCATTATGTTAGGAATCCAATTAAATCGGAAAAGTGAGTTAAAGTTATGGCGTCAAATCTATCGGTTTATGAAAGAGTTGATGTTAGCAGGGAAATTAAAGGCAGGGGAAGCGGTACCGTCAACACGGGAACTGGCAAAGGAATTGAATGTTTCCCGCAATACTGTTTGCGAGGCCTATGATATGCTGATTTCAGAAGGTTACCTAATAAGCAGCCAGGGAACTTTTACGAGGGTTGCCGACAACTTATGTATGGAATCGGCTATACCGACGATATCTCCAAAAATAAAAAGACGACCGGATCGGCCGATTGCCGTAAGCTTTCGAACGGGCAGACCAGACTTAAATCAGTTTCCCAGATTCCTTTGGCAGCAGCTGCTTCATAAGGCTTCCGGCGAGATTTCTCTTGATGCTTTTGGTTATGCAGGTCCCCAGGGATTACCTGAACTTCGGGAAGAAATTGCAGCATGGCTGTTTCGAAGCCGCGGACTTGAGATTTTGCCGGATAATATCTTTATTACTGCAGGTGCAACGCATGGTCTGCATATTGCCGCCGATATCTTATGCAGGAACAGCAAAAATATATTAATAGAAGACCCTTGTCATGTTGGAATGCTCGGAACCTTTATAAACAAAGGCTGCGCCATTGTTCCCATACCGGTTGATGCAAAAGGCATGCAGACAGATCATCTATCAAAGTGCGGTAGTACAGGTCCTATCTATGTTACACCATCTCACCAGTTCCCATTGGGCGGAATTCTTCCGGCAACGCGCCGCGCTGAACTGATTCGTTTTGCCAGGGAAAACGATCTTTATATTATCGAAGATGATTACGACAGCGAATTCCGGTATGGCGGAGAATCTGTTGCTCCACTGTATACAATGGACCCACAGCGTGTAATATATGTCGGTACCTTCAGCAAAACTGTTTTTCCGGCCTTGCGAATCGGTTACGTCATTTTACCTAATCAACTCCAAAAGCGCTGGCATGAACTGCGTACACATACCGACGTACAAAATCCGCCCTTTGAGCAGGCGGCTTTGGCTGAATTTTTAAGATCAGGGAAGTTTGACAGACACATCCGGAAAATGCGCAAAATTTACGGTCACCGTCGAAAGCTGTTGTTGGAATCGCTGACAGAATCCTTTGGAGACGAATGGACTGCCTATGGTGATTGTGCCGGGCTGCATGTTGCTATTGATTTTCCGGGGATGAAGTTTGATGAAGCCTTTAAAAACAGATGCCTGAAAAAGGGGATATATATTACTACGGTAGAAAATCATTGTATAGAAAAAGGCCGGCATCAAAGCAAACTGCTAATCGGATATGGACATCTGGAACCTGATGAAATCAAAAGGGGGATCGCTCTATTGTCTGATATTATAAAGGAGTAATATATATAGCAAAATTAACATATCTTATTCCTATCCTTGAGCAGATTGTGAAAGATAACGATGATGATAGCGGCAAGCAGTGAATTAAGAAATCCTCCCATGCTTATATTTGTTACAAAATGATCTGCGATCATAATCGTCCAGGCATTCACAATAAAACTGAATAATCCCAAGGTAAGCAGACTGGCCGGTAATGTAATCAATAGCAGAATCGGTTTTAATATAAGGTTTACTACAACAATACTAATCCCATAATAAGAAGTGCCGGGATGCTGCCGATATGAATCGTGTGTATCACAAATGACAGCAGATATATCGTTAATATGATAGATATATATTTTATGAACAGTTTCGTCATTATTACCTCCAGAAAATATGTTTTACCTGATTTTTATTAATACCTTTACTTTGTCGGTTGATACATCAACAATATTATAAGGTTCATTCTCGTTTAAAGAATCCAGAAGCTTCATGACTATGACAGTGAGAACTTTTACCGAATAGATATTGATTCGCGAGGATGAATTCTGATCAGGCACTCTTGGTGCAAAAAAATATGCGATGGTCAGTAAGTCGAGAAACTGTCAAATAATTCTTGAAAAATATACAGGGGGATTGGAAGAGAAATATTTATAAACCTTCTATTCTCAATCTGAAGCCTGATCCATAATAAACGAAAGTGCTTAATCGACATATACTCTCACCTTTACCATCGCATTATGGCTTTCATCCCAGGCCTCCACATCAACGATATTAGGGTCATCCAAAGTGCCGTTTATGATCTCCTCGATTATTTTGGCAAAATCGATGCTGGAAATATCGATTCCTTTTGCTTCCATCTCTCTTCTGGCATCCGCAGGAACCATAGTAGTCATCTTATCAGCAACTTCACTGATTGTAGTAAGCAGACGTATAGGCACATTGACATTAACATTAACGGAATTGTTATCCGATGTAACCTTAACTTTAAGGAACTTATAGTTACGTCTTGTTGTTACGGCTTCAATCTGCTGAATTGCTTCCTCTTCCTTAGTTACATTCAAAGCTTCCAAAAGTTCCATACCCTCGGCAGCAGTAATCTGCCCTTTTTCTATCATTTCCAATATTTTTTGTTGTTCGCTCATAGACTGAACCTCCTATTAATTATAAATTTTTAATACGTTCCGCTGCATCTTTCGGAGAAATTTCACCCTTTGATAACTGGTCAAGAATCTCATTCCTGGCAGCTGTTTTATCTTCATTTTCCTTTATCAGTTCCTTTGATGATACTTCATATCCAAGACCTCTTATGACCGTATCCAGCTTACCGCGCACAGTGGGATAAGATATCCCCAGCTCCTTCTCGACATCCTTGATATTACCGCGACATTTTATGAATATCTTGACAAACTCAAGATCTTCTTCCGGAAGACGGCAGAATTCACAAGGCTGGAAATCACCTTCAATGGCAGTGGAACACTTTGGACAGCCGAGCTTGGTTATGGAAAGTTTTTCACCGCATACGGGACATTTACCCGGAGCTTTGTATTTCATTGTTTTCACCATCCTTTTGCACTATTTGATTATAATATATATCCAAAAATTAAATATGTCAATATATTTATTAATTATTTTAATTTTATAATTAATATTATTAATATTATAATTAAATATATAAAAAACCTCCATATACCTATTCAGGTCATGGAGGATCAATATTTATCGGTCTCTTTTTTTACCTTTTTTTGAAAATTTCAAAGAACTTCTCTTCTCTTTCAGAGTACCGTTTTCAGCCATTCGATGCTTTTTATCAGGGAAAGTCCCTGTTTGTTTAGAAACAGCTTGTCCGGTACTTGTATGTGATGAAGCCTTTTTACCGCCCCTTGGCTGTGTGGTTTTTGGCGCCGGAAAATTATTCACTAATGGGTATGGATGATCTTTAACCTCATTTAATCGCTTTTTAATCAGCTTTTCTATATCTGCAAGCTGCTCTTTCTCATCGAAATCACAGAAAGAAATTGCTATGCCGCCAAGTCCGGCACGTCCGGTCCGTCCGATACGATGCACATAAGTTTCAGGTACATCGGGCAGATCATAATTAATAACATGAGATAATTCATCGATGTCAATTCCTCTTGCCGCGATATCCGTTGCAACCAATATCCTTAACTTTTTGTTTTTAAAATTATTTAAAGCACTTTGGCGTGCTCCCTGGGATTTATCGCCATGGATTGCTTGTGCCGGCACATTATTCCTTGATAATTGCCGAATAATCCGGTCGGCGCCATGCTTGGTACGGGTAAATACCAGCGCTGATACTATGGTCTTATCTTTTAACAAGTGTACCAATAGATTCTTCTTATTATTTTTATCCACATAGTACACATACTGTTCTATGGCATCCACGGTTGATGATACCGGTGTGATTTCAATTTTGGCAGGATTCCTGAGCATATCATTTGACAGCTTCGCAACGTCAGCCGGCATGGTGGCTGAAAAAAGCAAGGTTTGCTTGTTTACCGGTATTTTGGCTATTATTTTTTTGATATCATTAATAAATCCCATATCCAACATACGGTCAGCTTCATCTAATATAAATATTTTTAGAAATTTTAAATCGATCTTTTTTTGATTGATTAAATCATTCAATCTGCCGGGTGTCGCTACAAGGATATCCACACCTTGTTGTAAATGCTCCTCCTGTGGTTTTTGTGATACACCGCCAAAAATTACGCAGGATCTTAATTTGGTATATTTACCATAGGTACAAAAGCTTTCATAAATCTGAAGCGCCAGTTCTCTGGTCGGCGTTACAATCAGAGCCCGTATTTTACGTTCCACTGTTCCGGAAGCTTTATCTTCACTGAGCAGTTGCAGCGTTGGTATTGCAAATGCTGCTGTCTTTCCGGTACCGGTCTGCGCACATCCGATTAAATCTCTGCCGCTTAAAATGCAAGGTATTGCTTTTTCCTGTATCGGTGTCGGAACTGTATAATTTTCTTTCTCTAAAGCCTTTAAAATGGAAGGTATAACATTTAATTCTTTAAATTGCATATTTGCTCCTAACTTATTCTATTACTTATTCCTGTATCTGATTGCCAAACCCTTCAGAAATTTTCGTACATATCGATCGCCGCATTCCTTATAATTGCGCTGTCCTTCTCTGCGTAATACTGCACTTAATTCACTGTTTGACAAATTAGCTCCGGCATCGTTTAATATATCAAGCATGTCCTCACCGGTAAGAGACAGTGCGATTTTTACTTTCTTCAGAAAAACATTATTTACAGCTTTGTTATTATTAATCATAAAGACCTGCTTCTGTGTCTGCCCCGGTTGCAATTCTTGTTTTCCTCTTTTGAAAATAATAAAACCATTTAAAAAAGACTCCAGCATATAGTTATTACAATTTTTCATATCATCAGCAGCGATAAACTCATCCTCTGAATCAATATTACTATTGTTTTCAGGCTTTGACAGCATTCTTTGAAGTTCTTCTTTCGTTACAGTTACTCCGCCCAGTCTGAAAATTTCCACCATATCTGTATCCTTGATATCCAGAGCATACCTTAATCTTATTAATATATCGTTGTTATTCATACAATACCTTCTTACAAATTATATTTTCAAATATCTGATAATCATTATACCACTTAATTAAATTTTATCTTTTACCTTTGTTACCTTCAATAGCTTACCGTTAATCCTTGTATTTTTCATTGCTTCCAGTACCAAAGGGCCTTTACCGTTTAATATTTCTACATAGGTAAGGGTATCTTGAATGGCTATTATTCCAATGTCCTGGGCCTCTACACCTTCCAGATTGGATATGACTCCAACAAAATTGGTTGCTCTGAGCTTCTTTTTTTTCCCGCCGCCAAATCGCAGCTTCATTATCTCCTTATTTAATTGATCACCTTTCATTTTTTTAATCCGGGGAGACATATTCATTTTTTCGTCAAAGGATGGTTTGTGAACAGACACCTCCTCTTTGTCAGGCTTCGGCATTTCCTGAATTTTAAATCCGATCAGCTCTTCGATATCATGCAGATATCTGGTTTGTGCCGGAACCACAAAGGAAAGGGCTTTCCCTTTTTGACCTGCACGCCCTGTTCTTCCCGTACGGTGGACATAGTTTTCTCTATCCAGGGGAATATCATAATTAATGACCAGGGAAATATTCTCTATATCTATCCCCCTTGCTGCTACATCTGTAGCTATCAAATAGCGGTATTCTCCCCTTTTAAAGCGCATCATTGCAGACAGCCGATCTTTCTGTTCCATGCCTCCGTGCAATTTATTACAGGGATAGCCCAAATCCTCCAGACAATCACATACCATATCCACCCGGTCCTTTGTACTGCAAAAGATAATACAGCTATCCGGATTTTCAATAATCATAACATCGGTAAGTAATTCGAATTTATCTTCTTCCTTCGTAACATAAAGAAAATGATCAGTATCAGCTGTCATGATATCGGCCTCGCTGACATCTATATTGACAGGGTTTCTCATGTAATTTGATATATTTTTTACTTCATCGGACATGGTAGCAGAAAACAACATTGTCATCCGTTCCTCAGGCAGTTCTTCCATAATCGCTTCCACCTGATCGGTAAATCCCATATCAAACATTCTATCGGCTTCATCAATGACTAAGTAATTGATCTTACTTAAGGTTAAGGTGCCTTTGATTATGTGATCCATGACACGCCCCGGCGTACCAACAACTACGTGCGTTTTCTGTTTCAACTCTGCTTTCTCGATAGAAAATTGATGTCTTCCATAGATTGCAGATGCTTTTACTCGTTTAAATCTGCCTATATTTGTAAAATCATCTTTTATTTGAACAGCGAGCTCCCTTGTTGGAACTAAGATAAGCGCTTGTGGTTTGTTTTCAAGCCATTCGACTAATTCACAAATCGGAATTGCGTATGCGGCAGTTTTTCCACTGCCTGTCCGTGCCTTAACGATAAGGTCGTTTTTTTCTAAAGCGGATGGAATGACCCTATTCTGTACTTCCGTAGGTATATTATACTCCAGTCCACTAAGTGCCTTTACAATATCCTCACTGAGCATATAATCATGAAAACTTCCAATATCCATACACGAGCCTCTCATTCAATTCAACATCTATATAATTACAGAATGGATTACTTGCCATCAATTAGTTACATACTAACCCATTTTACATGGGTATACCATTCAATGCAATAAAAACCGAGTTTTGCAAAGCGAAAATACTGGATAGTAAAGTTTGCTATTATGAGATACATTTGATATTATATGTTTTGTACCATCGTTTGACAAGGTCTATCCGACCGTGTGTGACATTGACAAACGATGGTAGGCATATTTAAAATAGAAATTTAAAAGGTGGGAGCAGGAATGGGTAATCAGGAACAAAAGCATAAAAGGCGTACCAGATATAACGGTACTCATCCAAAGGCTTTTAAAGATAAATATAAGGAATTAAATCCTGAGCTATATGCCGATACTGTGGAAAAGGTTATTCAAAAGGGCAATACTCCTGCCGGTATGCATCGCTCGATCTGTGTGAAAGAAATATTGGAATTCTTACAAATTACCCCCGGGCAAACCGGACTGGATGCAACCTTAGGCTATGGCGGCCATACTTTAGAGTTGCTTAAATGTTTAAATTCAAAGGGGCACTTATATGCTACCGATGTAGATTCTATCGAACTGCCCCGTACGAGGGAGCGTTTAGAGCGCTTAGGTTACGGCCCGGAGATTTTAACGGTCAAGCATACTAATTTTTCCAATATAGATCAAATTACTTCCGAATCGGGGCCGCTTAATTTTATATTGGCTGATTTGGGGGTTTCTTCGATGCAAATAGATAATCCCGAAAGAGGATTCTCCTATAAGACAG includes:
- a CDS encoding SHOCT-like domain-containing protein is translated as MSEQQKILEMIEKGQITAAEGMELLEALNVTKEEEAIQQIEAVTTRRNYKFLKVKVTSDNNSVNVNVNVPIRLLTTISEVADKMTTMVPADARREMEAKGIDISSIDFAKIIEEIINGTLDDPNIVDVEAWDESHNAMVKVRVYVD
- a CDS encoding DUF2089 domain-containing protein encodes the protein MKYKAPGKCPVCGEKLSITKLGCPKCSTAIEGDFQPCEFCRLPEEDLEFVKIFIKCRGNIKDVEKELGISYPTVRGKLDTVIRGLGYEVSSKELIKENEDKTAARNEILDQLSKGEISPKDAAERIKNL
- a CDS encoding PLP-dependent aminotransferase family protein, with protein sequence MLGIQLNRKSELKLWRQIYRFMKELMLAGKLKAGEAVPSTRELAKELNVSRNTVCEAYDMLISEGYLISSQGTFTRVADNLCMESAIPTISPKIKRRPDRPIAVSFRTGRPDLNQFPRFLWQQLLHKASGEISLDAFGYAGPQGLPELREEIAAWLFRSRGLEILPDNIFITAGATHGLHIAADILCRNSKNILIEDPCHVGMLGTFINKGCAIVPIPVDAKGMQTDHLSKCGSTGPIYVTPSHQFPLGGILPATRRAELIRFARENDLYIIEDDYDSEFRYGGESVAPLYTMDPQRVIYVGTFSKTVFPALRIGYVILPNQLQKRWHELRTHTDVQNPPFEQAALAEFLRSGKFDRHIRKMRKIYGHRRKLLLESLTESFGDEWTAYGDCAGLHVAIDFPGMKFDEAFKNRCLKKGIYITTVENHCIEKGRHQSKLLIGYGHLEPDEIKRGIALLSDIIKE
- a CDS encoding DEAD/DEAH box helicase, with translation MDIGSFHDYMLSEDIVKALSGLEYNIPTEVQNRVIPSALEKNDLIVKARTGSGKTAAYAIPICELVEWLENKPQALILVPTRELAVQIKDDFTNIGRFKRVKASAIYGRHQFSIEKAELKQKTHVVVGTPGRVMDHIIKGTLTLSKINYLVIDEADRMFDMGFTDQVEAIMEELPEERMTMLFSATMSDEVKNISNYMRNPVNIDVSEADIMTADTDHFLYVTKEEDKFELLTDVMIIENPDSCIIFCSTKDRVDMVCDCLEDLGYPCNKLHGGMEQKDRLSAMMRFKRGEYRYLIATDVAARGIDIENISLVINYDIPLDRENYVHRTGRTGRAGQKGKALSFVVPAQTRYLHDIEELIGFKIQEMPKPDKEEVSVHKPSFDEKMNMSPRIKKMKGDQLNKEIMKLRFGGGKKKKLRATNFVGVISNLEGVEAQDIGIIAIQDTLTYVEILNGKGPLVLEAMKNTRINGKLLKVTKVKDKI
- a CDS encoding phage holin family protein — encoded protein: MITLPASLLTLGLFSFIVNAWTIMIADHFVTNISMGGFLNSLLAAIIIVIFHNLLKDRNKIC
- a CDS encoding DUF1456 family protein, translating into MNNNDILIRLRYALDIKDTDMVEIFRLGGVTVTKEELQRMLSKPENNSNIDSEDEFIAADDMKNCNNYMLESFLNGFIIFKRGKQELQPGQTQKQVFMINNNKAVNNVFLKKVKIALSLTGEDMLDILNDAGANLSNSELSAVLRREGQRNYKECGDRYVRKFLKGLAIRYRNK
- a CDS encoding DEAD/DEAH box helicase — protein: MQFKELNVIPSILKALEKENYTVPTPIQEKAIPCILSGRDLIGCAQTGTGKTAAFAIPTLQLLSEDKASGTVERKIRALIVTPTRELALQIYESFCTYGKYTKLRSCVIFGGVSQKPQEEHLQQGVDILVATPGRLNDLINQKKIDLKFLKIFILDEADRMLDMGFINDIKKIIAKIPVNKQTLLFSATMPADVAKLSNDMLRNPAKIEITPVSSTVDAIEQYVYYVDKNNKKNLLVHLLKDKTIVSALVFTRTKHGADRIIRQLSRNNVPAQAIHGDKSQGARQSALNNFKNKKLRILVATDIAARGIDIDELSHVINYDLPDVPETYVHRIGRTGRAGLGGIAISFCDFDEKEQLADIEKLIKKRLNEVKDHPYPLVNNFPAPKTTQPRGGKKASSHTSTGQAVSKQTGTFPDKKHRMAENGTLKEKRSSLKFSKKGKKRDR